A single window of Mytilus trossulus isolate FHL-02 unplaced genomic scaffold, PNRI_Mtr1.1.1.hap1 h1tg001192l__unscaffolded, whole genome shotgun sequence DNA harbors:
- the LOC134703823 gene encoding LOW QUALITY PROTEIN: cytochrome c oxidase subunit 3-like (The sequence of the model RefSeq protein was modified relative to this genomic sequence to represent the inferred CDS: substituted 9 bases at 9 genomic stop codons): MNRNPYSRYYVPGPSPWPFFVAISANGIAVGLILXLHRTPRFLLIGMRLGCILLRTFRXWRDLIREGDIGFHTRFVIKRFRDGVALFILSEVMFFFSFFWTFFHNALRPSCELGMRXPPPGIRTPNPSSTRLFETGLLIRRGLFVTQAHKRMRLKDYDVGPFIGLVVTILCGTVFFLVQLREYYXNSYTIADRVYGRVFYLLTGFHGMHVVVGTLXLMVRLVRLWRGEFSSQRHFGFEACIWYXHFVDVVWVALXCLVYVWFGGWLYMWWFKIXDGDVYTFKYPDAKPSWYAYIQEEHAPSXYKIPDHLKG, from the coding sequence ATGAATCGTAATCCTTATTCTCGTTACTATGTACCAGGTCCAAGTCCGTGGCCCTTTTTTGTGGCTATCTCGGCAAACGGAATAGCGGTAGGGTTAATTTTGTGACTGCATCGAACTCCCAGATTTCTATTAATAGGAATGAGGTTGGGGTGTATACTATTGAGAACTTTTAGATGATGGCGAGACTTAATTCGTGAGGGAGATATTGGGTTTCATACTCGCTTCGTAATCAAGAGATTTCGTGATGGAGTTGCCCTTTTTATTCTGTCTGAAGTAatgttcttcttttcttttttttggactTTCTTCCATAATGCCTTAAGACCCTCGTGTGAACTAGGGATGCGATGACCCCCTCCAGGGATCCGCACGCCAAACCCGTCGTCGACAAGGCTGTTCGAGACAGGTCTTTTAATTAGGAGGGGGTTATTCGTAACTCAAGCCCATAAGAGAATGCGTTTGAAGGATTATGATGTTGGGCCATTTATTGGCCTAGTGGTAACAATTTTATGTGGGACTGTGTTCTTCCTAGTGCAACTTCGAGAATACTACTGAAACTCATACACTATTGCAGATAGGGTGTATGGAAGAGTGTTTTATTTACTAACTGGGTTTCATGGAATGCACGTAGTTGTGGGGACTCTTTGACTAATGGTGAGGTTAGTCCGACTATGGCGTGGGGAGTTTTCCAGTCAACGGCACTTTGGTTTTGAGGCTTGCATTTGGTACTGACACTTcgtagatgtggtatgggtaGCATTATGATGTTTAGTATATGTGTGGTTTGGAGGATGGTTATACATGTGGTGGTTCAAAATATGAGACGGGGACGTCTATACGTTTAAGTACCCAGACGCAAAGCCTTCGTGGTATGCGTACATTCAAGAAGAGCATGCTCCGTCCTGATATAAGATTCCTGACcatttaaaaggttaa
- the LOC134703819 gene encoding LOW QUALITY PROTEIN: NADH-ubiquinone oxidoreductase chain 2-like (The sequence of the model RefSeq protein was modified relative to this genomic sequence to represent the inferred CDS: substituted 3 bases at 3 genomic stop codons): MVSFVVRPIKLVRLGVILIGTILRVRREEIVGVXLGLELNLYGFLVIINPDGHYSPEPCVKYFVVQRTGSILILVGFVTLIEQHVVRGLVIRGAGTVLKSGVFPLHSWVPSIIKNSRWLARGLILTWQKVAPLVFLSIIIPSKGLXVVIVLIAGIGAVGGLNQNSVRVISAYSSFVHTSXMLLGLTWSRVVFVGYFAVYSLSVGLFFYGCSIINKTRMGGQISRAARGIGLLILMGMPPFLGFLAKVLVFLMRGRAVIVACIIGSVIRLKFYIDFFYRIVIKRLVDKNKAEFKIMWRIVIGANLAGGALILVRFI, encoded by the coding sequence ATGGTAAGCTTTGTGGTAAGACCTATAAAATTAGTGAGATTAGGGGTAATATTGATCGGGACAATTCTTAGGGTTAGAAGAGAAGAGATAGTAGGGGTGTGACTCGGTTTAGAGCTAAATCTGTATGGATTTCTTGTAATTATAAACCCTGATGGTCACTATAGTCCTGAGCcctgtgtaaaatattttgtggtaCAAAGAACGGGGTCAATTCTGATACTAGTGGGTTTTGTAACCTTGATAGAGCAGCACGTAGTGAGAGGGCTGGTGATAAGGGGGGCGGGTACAGTGTTAAAATCTGGCGTTTTCCCGCTACATTCGTGGGTCCCTTCAATTATTAAGAACAGCAGATGGTTAGCAAGAGGGTTAATATTAACTTGGCAAAAAGTCGCCCCCCTtgtctttttatcaataattatacCCTCTAAGGGGTTGTGAGTAGTAATTGTATTGATAGCTGGAATTGGGGCAGTAGGGGGCCTTAACCAGAATTCAGTACGAGTAATAAGCGCGTACTCGTCGTTTGTGCATACATCATGAATGCTGTTAGGGCTCACATGGTCAAGAGTAGTCTTTGTAGGGTATTTTGCAGTTTACTCGCTGTCGGTAGGGCTGTTTTTTTATGGGTgctcaataataaacaaaacaagaatgggCGGTCAGATTAGTAGAGCCGCGAGGGGTATAGGGTTACTGATACTGATGGGGATGCCTCCTTTCCTTGGCTTTCTAGCGAAAGTATTGGTGTTTCTAATGAGAGGAAGGGCTGTAATCGTGGCTTGTATTATAGGTTCAGTAATCAGGCTAAAATTCtacattgactttttttataggATAGTAATAAAAAGGTTAGTAGACAAAAACAAAGCAGAATTCAAGATTATGTGGAGGATAGTGATCGGGGCTAACCTAGCAGGGGGGGCATTGATCTTGGTGAGATTTATTTAG